A window of the Helianthus annuus cultivar XRQ/B chromosome 4, HanXRQr2.0-SUNRISE, whole genome shotgun sequence genome harbors these coding sequences:
- the LOC110901526 gene encoding serine-aspartate repeat-containing protein C-like, producing the protein MPTPHPENDLIDKKASVEQNESCGNETTANFSKSNADPIVCKEDVCNEDGDCGGSKIGIGYSGDSYSAINWFAWNCSRRNNLKEECNDLSRMDDCNGRVPKFKSSDNCKGHVPTFETRDREDFVSEQLKKNSFGKFLTEEIPEFIPSRTCMTDSEKSVTEDHFNGDSSITALEDEQKSESSNEDQTTDGESLEFLSEETPKTSSEDQNTNDESSKCSSVETIEDQDSESSNEDQSYYESSYEASEEQSSSEDNTYESSSDSDSDEEYSED; encoded by the exons ATGCCAACTCCTCATCCCGAAAACGATCTCATCGATAAAAAGGCCTCTGTTGAACAAAATGAATCTTGTGGAAATGAAACAACCGCTAACTTTTCTAAAAGTAATGCAGATCCAATTgtgtgtaaagaagatgtgtgcaATGAGGATGGAGACTGCGGCGGTTCAAAAATAGGAATAGgatattcaggcgacagttattccgCCATTAACTGGTTCGCCTGGAACTGTTCTAGGAGAAACAATCTTAAGGAAGAATGTAATGATTTAAGTAGGatggatgactgtaatggccGTGTGCCTAAATTTAAATCTTCGGATAactgtaagggccatgtgcctacatttgagacccgtgatcGTGAAGATTTTGTGTCTGaac aattgAAAAAGAATAGTTTTGGAAAATTCCTCACAGAGGAAATTCCAGAATTTATTCCATCTCGAACATGTATGACAGATTCAGAAAAGAGTGTCACTGAAGATCACTTCAATGGAGACTCAAGCATCACTGCCTTAGAAGATGAACAAAAATCAGAAAGCTCAAATGAAGATCAAACAACAGATGGTGAAAGTCTCGAATTCTTGAGTGAAGAAACTCCGAAAACCTCAAGCGAGGATCAGAATACAAATGATGAAAGCTCCAAGTGTTCAAGTGTTGAAACAATCGAAGACCAAGACTCAGAAAGTTCAAACGAAGATCAAAGCTACTATGAGTCAAGTTACGAAGCAAGTGAAGAGCAAAGCTCAAGCGAGGACAACACGTATGAAAGTTCATCCGATTCAGACAGTGATGAAGAATACTCAGAAGATTAA
- the LOC110899065 gene encoding glycine-rich protein 5-like gives MTRCCFVLLVVLALTVYSVTARDVPKENKDTIGLTDQKNVYTFGGTGGFSGIGNNGLPMGGMGTGVGVGGDFGGANGVGGVGMGFQYGGPGGPAGGVGTFGGLGNGFGGLPTLGGGGLGGGGAFPIGGGGVLPHP, from the coding sequence ATGACAAGGTGTTGTTTTGTGTTACTTGTAGTTCTAGCACTAACGGTTTATAGCGTCACTGCTAGAGACGTTCCGAAGGAAAACAAAGATACTATTGGTCTTACGGACCAAAAGAATGTTTATACTTTTGGAGGAACAGGCGGGTTTAGTGGCATTGGAAACAATGGTTTGCCCATGGGCGGTATGGGAACCGGAGTTGGAGTAGGTGGTGATTTTGGTGGTGCCAATGGAGTTGGAGGTGTTGGTATGGGATTTCAATATGGCGGACCAGGTGGCCCGGCTGGTGGTGTGGGAACTTTTGGTGGTCTTGGTAACGGTTTTGGTGGATTACCGACTCTCGGTGGTGGTGGACTTGGCGGTGGTGGTGCATTTCCTATCGGTGGTGGTGGTGTACTCCCTCATCCTTAG